The region GACCCACCAGTCAAGGGGATATTCAGCGTTTCTAGCCAGCCTGTTTTCTGCCTGGATATTGTAGAGAATTACATAATGAGGGATGCTGACCCCCCCCTGTCCTGTTGTCCTGTCGTCTGGTTAATGCAGGGGAGGAAGACGGCGACGTGTCCAAGCTGGCTGAGGTCCCTGCTGCTAAAAGGAAAGGAGTGAAGAGGCCGCAGCCCAAGCTGGACTCTCAGAGGTACTTTACATTTATTACTGAAACATTACTTCAGGTCGTCATGTGATGGAAGTTAAGACGCCGCAAACTGGAACTTTCTCTCTCAATTATATGTAATTGTGTGTTGAAGctagaaaaaaaagactgagtGTATCTAAATGGGAGAAAAAGCACAAACtatatatattctattctttttaatttttattcttGCGTTTGAAAATGTACCTTTTTCCCCACGTTGCCTGTTTATCCGTCTGTACTGCCTGTGGATGTAATAACAGCAGTTAATGCTGGGAAAGGCCGGAGCAGTACATGATTTATCGTTTGTTAATTAAACATATGCTACTGTCTAAATGACTTGTGGTGTTggaaaaagtgttggaattggtccagtagatcacctcagctgacagctgtgaaacaggctgcaacataatccgcagcattaataaaaacagctgttgtatcagCTCTCTTCAAAGGTaccagactccagtgacaaaaacaccaatttTAATtcacagaacactggagttgctggtttactgctgcctcaatctgtaagtctgtttgtgtcattatgtgtcagacaaatattgtgttggatccaaacaccaaagtcacaaacaaacaaacaaactgatggaggcagcagcagacctgcaacTCCTGgatcctgtgaggtaaaatccctgttttagtgaatggagtctggtgtgtgtgcacagagcgatataacagctgtttgtggtttatCTCTGTAAGGATCTTCaccataatgctgtcagacatggCTTGTTAGATCTACTGGACGAAtgccaacactttttgtaccaaAACTATGTGGAAATGGGGcccaaaataaaagctaataTGAAGAGAACATCAGACTCACTCTCATCAGGCCACAGAAACATGACACTAAATGGTAatgctgctctgtctctgctggatGTTTAGATAGGAAACTGTTTTCTAACCATAACTTTCTTATTGAACCCTTTTTCTTCAGGCTGACCTCAGAACGAGGACTTCCAGCTCTGCGAACGCTGTTTGATGACGTCCACTTCAAAGGCAAAGGACACGAGGTAAGAGGTGACAGCCGACACACTAACAAAGCCAGACGGAGGCTGATGACGGCGGACGAGTTCACACCAGCTGTTCTTCATCACGTCGTGTACATCCAGAcggttctgtgtgtttttcccctccAGGCCGAGAACCTGCGGCTGCTGATGCAGAAGATGGAGAACTGGGCTCACCGGCTGTACCCCAAACTGCAGTTTGAAGATTTTATCAACCGACTGGAGAAGCTGGGCAGCAAGAAGGAAGTGCAGGTGGGAAGGAAGTGAAAATTAGAGTGGGGGTGTCACAGGCTAGATATTTCTACATGGTGGCGTCTGTCCCGTGATGCCGTTGGAcccaaaaactttttttaatgacaCATCTGTAAATCAGCAGATCAGTGTTTGAGCATCATAACCTGTGAAGtgactcgtttcaccatcagaacCATCAGAGCTgcacaattaaatcattttatccccattcaagttagcggacggctaacaggaagttagccggctCGGCAGGTCTGAGACACTAGAATGACTGAACGGAGCCTCCAGCGCTGTACCCAGGTCTCTTCATCCGTCCTTTGAGTGTCCACGACTGAGAATTTACAAAGCAGAAGCTGATTTGTCAAGTCTTGCCAGATTGTAAAGTAATTTTTTACTACCATATATTTACTTCCACTCTGTCCACACCAGGCAAAAGAAATCACCCcaatttcatctcatttttatttaaaaaaaaaaaaaaaagaatagagaAGTCGGGTCACAGTGATGTCTGAAAGGATactgaaagagaggaggacatctacagacagacagacagacagacagaaagaacacATCTCCCAAAGCTGCACAGCTGGAAgtgcagctttcttttttttttttttagctgagaCGTGCTGGTTGCTGTGATTCAGAATATCCACGGCAATAAAAATGTCAGCATGAGTCCGAGCACTGGCTCCGAGTTAGTGTTCTCCATGCTGAGAATGTGGCGCTCTGTGGACACCCTGTCTCTGTGGACGTGGACTATCAGAATTCATTTCTCAAGCAGTTCTGTGtaaaatctgacattttcatgCCGCTGCTTTGACTCTGACTGATCTAAGGAGCCTCATTCCACGTCAGACTGTTCAGTGACTTTACATTTCTGTGTCTTGTGGCAGACTTGTCTCAAACGGATCCGACTGGACATGCCTCTGACTCACGAAGATTACACGAGTAAAGATGGTAAGAGATGAAATCACACTTTTATATTCAGCGTTCTGCATCACCTGcgtcctctctagtgtccagcagggggcgactccaccggctccaaacagaagtctgattggatggaagtcaatgaggaaatgatttatcagctcagtgaacattttcctgatgagtttctgctctcagtctctagtttacagtcttcttcagcacagcaggacgttcatttagtaagttatggtccatttagaggaagatagaccaggaagaggctttagggcggggctacctgctcactaaccaatcagaggaggcctTTGGGGAATGGAAGTCACTCCTGGCttcaaaaaaccaagatggcgacgtccATAAAGCAAAATTCGAGGCTTAAAGACGGCGATCCACAAACCAACTGGTGATGTCACAGTCCACTTCTGTGGTTAGAACCAGGCTGAGCCGAGACCAGTTGGTGCCACCCACACCTGCGGAGCATTTTTCAGCTCTGCTTCACTCTAGAACTGTTAATTGTGAACCAGGTTCAGATTTACTGTCTCATCCTGTCTGTCAAAATGTTCCGGTGCAGGTGAAGAAGAAGCAGCTCCTGAAGGGAACGTCTACGGGGATCCAGATCCATTTAGTGGACCGAGCTTCCCTGACGACTCGCAACAAGGGCCGATCCACTCCACCCCGGCTCCCGCCCCCACCCCCGCCCCAGCTGCCCCCTCCCTGACCGAGGAGCAGCGTAAACGCATGGAGCTGAACAGACAGCGCGCCCTGGAGAGGAAGCTCGcccgccagcagcagcagacaggtgagagcaggggggagcagaggggagcagaggggagCAGAGGGGCCTGAAGAAAAGTCTTTTCCAGACAGTGACATTTAATGAATTATTCAGACAAGTCGTGGATTATCAGGGAATTTGGTGCGTCTTTTATATAagaataaaactttattaacCAGACCGACTGACTGAGCGTCCTCAGCTCCCGCTCTAATGTCGGCCATCTTCTGGTTGTCGAATCGATGAAAAACTGAAGCAGAGTCTGCAAACACGTCAGCAAGATGCTGACTTTGAATAATCAGAtatgaaatgacagaaatgttcATCTAATGTGgatttaaaatgatatttttctttaagtCATGTCACATTCATAAGTCATGGAAATTCAACTTTGTAGACTTGGAGTGAGGTCACAGAGAGGTTCAGTTTGAACTgcagtaaaaactaaaactaaccaCTTACATTAAGATCAGCTCGATGCTCCTAATCCTAACCCCACACTGACTTTACCAAAGTCTGTGAGAGTATTTCTGCTGTGGATAAGATGCTTCGGCGATAAAGCTGGACAGAGAAGAAGCGTCACTACGGCACACAGACGAAActtctttgttctgtttttcagcTCTTTGTAGCTGAAAAGTCAAGATTATTAAacagcatttacatttaaatgtacttCCTTTGTATTGATTCTATAGTAATTCTGTGGTTGATTGACAGCCCTAATTATAAAACAAATACTACAAGTATTTAAATAAGAAGTTTCACTGTTTGTACAACATTTAACTGCACATCTTCTCCTTTACAGATCTTTCACACTCCCAGACGGTTGAGTCGTCCACACCACCAGACAGACCCACATCTGTCTCCCCCGCACATGCCCTCAAGGACTCTAAAGATcagggtgaggatgaggaggaggatttagACCTGGAGCcagcgagcagcagcagcacacaacaGCCCAGCCAGCTGCCACCAGACTCTGAGCCTTCTGCCGAATCACCtcagtgtgaggaagaggaggagaccagCCTCAGGACCAACGGGGGTGAAGATGGAGACTGAAGCTCGAGTGAGTGACTGTACGGCCAGAGTTTCTTTTGGCAGAGCCAACTTTGTTCAAATTCTACATATAATGAGGCACTAAATTGAAGCTTTATCAGATTTTATTACTACCAGGATGTTGTTTGGTTTCATAAATTAGTTTTTCCTGAATTGtgtttaaacctgggccctattttctATAcgttttgggttcaaaatgatcGGGAGGTGCAAATAGTTttagaactggtccagtagatcgcctcaacAGCACACAATGAAAGTAGGTCCACTGAAagtgtttgatccactgacaggctcagattgttattctaagtgtctgacagcatcatggaaagagATTAATCCTTTTtgttcagacagaaacagacgtTCTGTTGCTCTCCGttaagacaccagactccattgacaaaaacagtaatttaacattGCAGGACaagggagttgctggtctaccgctggatagattggttagtttgtttgtggtgttgtctgacttttggtgttttaaagggttagtctgtattcaacacaataacgcaaacaaattgaccaatcacagcagtGATACATAATGAACTCCCCTGTTCTGAAAggtaaaatttatttttattatttttttcagtggagtctggtgtgtgtgcagagagcgatataacggctgtttgtggttaaaccaaaaggatcttccaggtctctctctgtagggatcctttccatgatgctgtcacacacttagaataacactctgagcctgtcagttcAGTGGCCCCAAAGgacattacttttttttgtacttttgtaagtaatttagacaccaaaatgtaaaaaaaaaaaaaaacagggctgaGGTTTAAGAACACCAAAGGCAGCCTTTACTGTTAACATCCTGCCTGTAATTAATAGTAAGTAATTTAATGGGTGCAGAGTGAAAGATCACTGCAGTAACTTTTTATAAACTTTGGTCTTAAAACTGAGGAAGTTCTGTAAAACCGTGACCTGAGACGTGTTGAATTCCTTTAACACTGCGTCACTAgtgccatttttgttttttaaaatgccaaacGTTGACAATAAACATTTTCTAGCCATGTTGTTCAGTATCAGGACGCCTCTGTGATCCCATCTGCACAGGAGGATGAAGTCAAAAGGGAGAGGGGTGGGTAAATGACCTCTGCTATgattaatgcattaataataatcttaaaatATCAGTTTTATTTGGCAGATTTATGTGTTGTAATACCTAAATATTGTACCCGACACGAGGGGCTTCAACTCCAAACTCACACAACAGTTCAGTTTTCATCCATACAGGTttaattataaaacacaaaggcacataATCAGCCATGATACAAAAATAGATCCTGTGGTAACACTTTCCTTTcacacaaagaagcaaaagCTCTAATATTAAACTAATGCATGAGCCATAATAAAGTCAGAttagtttagtatttaaaatattttcactgctttactttGCATCAGACAAGGAACTGAAGCCGTCATG is a window of Pempheris klunzingeri isolate RE-2024b chromosome 1, fPemKlu1.hap1, whole genome shotgun sequence DNA encoding:
- the tipin gene encoding TIMELESS-interacting protein; translation: MLEPHTNGRIEIPDYDGIEDEAFPPLPPPHSPGQGDPFADGEEDGDVSKLAEVPAAKRKGVKRPQPKLDSQRLTSERGLPALRTLFDDVHFKGKGHEAENLRLLMQKMENWAHRLYPKLQFEDFINRLEKLGSKKEVQTCLKRIRLDMPLTHEDYTSKDGEEEAAPEGNVYGDPDPFSGPSFPDDSQQGPIHSTPAPAPTPAPAAPSLTEEQRKRMELNRQRALERKLARQQQQTDLSHSQTVESSTPPDRPTSVSPAHALKDSKDQGEDEEEDLDLEPASSSSTQQPSQLPPDSEPSAESPQCEEEEETSLRTNGGEDGD